One genomic window of Arthrobacter sp. KBS0703 includes the following:
- a CDS encoding ABC transporter substrate-binding protein translates to MFKKSLIAVAAASMLTLTACGGTGSAAGNAAGSDKITMGFAQVGAESGWRTANTKSVQESAKKAGVDLKFSDAQQKQENQIKAIRSYIQQKVDVIAFSPVVESGWDTVLKEAKTAKIPVILTDRAVDSSDKTLYKTFLGSDFVEEGKKAGAWVVEDSKAASDTVNIVEIQGTTGSAPANDRKEGFEEAIKANPKLKIIASQSGDFTRSGGKQVMEAFLKNNPDIDVVFAHNDDEGLGAIEAIEAAGKVPGKEIKIVTIDAVKDGMTALSNGKINYIVECSPMLGDQLMDLAKKVIAGESVPERVVTEETAFTQEQAKQVLASRPY, encoded by the coding sequence GTGTTTAAGAAGTCCCTAATTGCGGTTGCCGCCGCATCGATGCTCACCCTGACTGCCTGCGGGGGAACCGGCAGTGCTGCCGGCAACGCCGCAGGCAGTGACAAGATCACCATGGGCTTTGCCCAGGTCGGCGCCGAAAGCGGGTGGCGCACCGCCAACACCAAGTCCGTACAGGAATCGGCCAAGAAGGCCGGGGTCGACCTGAAGTTCTCGGATGCCCAGCAGAAGCAGGAGAACCAGATCAAGGCGATCCGCTCCTACATCCAGCAGAAGGTCGATGTCATTGCGTTCTCCCCTGTGGTGGAGTCCGGCTGGGACACGGTGCTGAAGGAAGCCAAGACGGCGAAGATTCCCGTCATCCTCACCGACCGGGCGGTGGACTCGTCGGACAAGACCCTGTACAAGACGTTCCTCGGTTCCGACTTCGTTGAAGAGGGCAAGAAGGCAGGAGCCTGGGTCGTGGAGGACTCCAAAGCAGCCTCCGACACGGTCAACATCGTCGAAATTCAGGGCACCACCGGATCCGCGCCGGCGAACGACCGGAAGGAAGGATTCGAGGAGGCCATCAAGGCCAATCCGAAGCTGAAGATCATCGCGTCGCAGAGCGGGGACTTCACCCGGAGCGGCGGCAAGCAGGTCATGGAGGCTTTCCTCAAGAACAACCCGGACATCGACGTTGTCTTCGCCCACAATGACGACGAGGGGCTGGGTGCCATCGAGGCCATCGAAGCGGCCGGCAAAGTTCCCGGCAAGGAAATCAAGATCGTCACCATTGACGCGGTGAAGGACGGCATGACCGCGCTGAGCAACGGCAAGATCAACTACATCGTTGAATGCAGCCCGATGCTCGGCGACCAGCTCATGGACCTTGCGAAGAAGGTCATTGCCGGCGAGAGCGTTCCGGAACGCGTCGTCACCGAGGAGACGGCCTTCACGCAGGAGCAGGCCAAGCAGGTTCTTGCCAGCCGCCCGTACTGA
- a CDS encoding sugar ABC transporter ATP-binding protein → MNEIVPVVEMTDIAIGFPGVKALDGVNFRLFQGEVHALMGENGAGKSTLIKALTGVYAIDSGTITVLGEHQQFSTPAASQAAGISTVYQEVNLCPNLTVEENVLLGREPRRRGSIDWKGVRSRTREVLAELHLNHVDPGSLLSSHSIAVQQLIAIARSVEINAKVLILDEPTSSLDADEVKQLFRVIRDLRDRGVAILFVSHFLEQVYEISDRMTVLRNGKLVGEYLTRDLSRMGLISKMIGKEMEALAELDQAPARTRARTGSGVTPFVEARGLGRKGSVSNVDLSIYPGEVVGLAGLLGAGRTEIARLLFGADKADEGSIKVKGVSQKIRSPRTAIDKRIGFCSEDRKEEGLIGDLSVRDNLMLAMQASKGWARRIPRRVQDELVAEYIATLDIRPANPDALIRNLSGGNQQKVLLARWLITSPELLILDEPTRGIDIGAKTQIQKLVNKLATEGMSILFISSELEEVLRLSDRVAVIKDREMVAEIQNDGVSVEDVMTVIAGGTQ, encoded by the coding sequence ATGAACGAAATCGTTCCGGTCGTCGAGATGACCGACATAGCTATTGGATTTCCAGGAGTTAAGGCGCTCGACGGAGTCAACTTCCGCCTCTTCCAAGGTGAAGTTCACGCCCTCATGGGAGAGAACGGCGCTGGCAAGTCCACCCTGATCAAGGCCCTGACAGGCGTGTACGCCATTGATTCCGGCACGATAACCGTACTCGGCGAGCACCAGCAGTTCTCGACGCCCGCCGCATCACAGGCAGCGGGCATCAGCACCGTCTACCAGGAGGTCAACCTCTGCCCCAACCTGACCGTTGAAGAAAACGTGCTGCTGGGACGCGAGCCGCGCCGCCGCGGTTCCATTGACTGGAAGGGCGTACGGTCCAGGACCCGTGAGGTCCTCGCAGAACTGCACCTGAACCATGTTGATCCCGGATCCCTGCTCTCCTCGCACTCCATCGCGGTCCAGCAACTCATCGCCATTGCCAGGTCGGTGGAGATCAACGCCAAGGTCCTCATCCTGGATGAACCAACGTCGAGCCTGGACGCCGACGAAGTCAAGCAGCTCTTCCGCGTGATCCGGGACCTCCGGGACCGCGGAGTAGCCATTCTCTTTGTCTCCCACTTCCTCGAGCAGGTCTACGAGATCTCCGACCGCATGACGGTGCTCCGCAACGGCAAGCTCGTGGGCGAATACCTGACCCGCGACCTCTCCCGCATGGGCCTCATTTCCAAGATGATTGGTAAGGAAATGGAGGCTCTCGCCGAGCTGGACCAGGCACCGGCCCGGACACGTGCCAGGACAGGCTCCGGGGTGACGCCGTTCGTTGAGGCCCGCGGACTCGGGCGGAAGGGATCGGTTTCGAATGTGGACCTCTCCATCTACCCCGGGGAGGTCGTGGGCCTCGCAGGCCTGCTGGGAGCAGGCCGGACCGAGATCGCCCGGCTCCTTTTCGGCGCCGACAAGGCCGATGAAGGCTCCATAAAGGTTAAGGGCGTCAGCCAAAAGATCCGCTCCCCGCGGACCGCCATCGATAAGCGCATCGGGTTTTGCTCCGAGGACCGCAAAGAAGAAGGCCTCATCGGAGACCTGTCCGTCCGCGACAATCTCATGCTGGCCATGCAGGCCAGCAAAGGCTGGGCACGCCGCATTCCGCGCCGTGTCCAGGACGAGCTCGTCGCCGAATACATCGCAACCCTCGACATCCGGCCGGCGAACCCCGACGCGCTGATCCGCAACCTCAGCGGCGGGAACCAGCAGAAGGTACTGCTCGCCCGCTGGCTGATCACATCCCCTGAGCTGCTGATCCTCGACGAGCCGACCAGGGGAATCGACATCGGGGCGAAGACCCAGATCCAAAAACTCGTCAACAAACTCGCGACCGAAGGGATGTCCATCCTCTTCATCTCCTCGGAGCTCGAAGAAGTCCTGCGCCTGAGCGACCGCGTCGCCGTCATCAAGGACAGGGAAATGGTCGCTGAAATTCAGAACGACGGCGTCTCAGTGGAAGACGTCATGACGGTCATCGCCGGAGGTACGCAGTGA
- a CDS encoding ABC transporter permease, translating into MKSLMQNRLAWPVIALAALVLLNQVFRPDFLSLRMQDGHLYGSIIDIMRNGAPTILIALGMTLVIATRGIDLSVGAVVAIAGAASCAYIAASPEPASPVTAAMAVLIAVSAGLLLGAWNGFLVSTVGVQPIIATLVLMTAGRGIAQLITGGQIVSVSNDSYKSIGAGYLFTLPISILITAAVFLVAAVLTRRTALGTLIEAVGINPVASRLAGLRSRNIIWIVYVFSAVCAAIAGLMISSNVTAADANNAGLYIEMDAILAVVIGGTSLAGGRYTLAGTVIGAFIIQTLTTTVYTLGIPPEVTLVFKALVVITVCLLQAPKARNLLRSLKAAPNPGTKEKVAI; encoded by the coding sequence GTGAAATCCCTTATGCAGAACCGCCTTGCCTGGCCGGTAATCGCGCTGGCAGCGCTCGTGCTGCTGAACCAGGTTTTCCGGCCTGACTTCCTGAGCCTGAGGATGCAGGACGGACACCTCTACGGCAGCATCATCGACATCATGCGCAACGGCGCCCCCACCATCCTCATCGCGCTGGGAATGACCCTCGTCATCGCCACCCGGGGCATAGACCTCTCTGTCGGCGCGGTCGTGGCCATCGCCGGAGCGGCATCGTGCGCCTACATCGCCGCTTCCCCGGAGCCTGCCTCGCCGGTTACGGCAGCCATGGCAGTTCTCATCGCGGTGTCTGCGGGGCTTCTCCTGGGTGCATGGAACGGGTTCCTGGTCTCGACGGTCGGTGTGCAGCCGATCATTGCGACCCTGGTGCTGATGACCGCCGGAAGGGGCATAGCCCAGCTCATCACCGGCGGCCAGATCGTCTCAGTCTCGAATGACTCCTACAAGTCAATCGGCGCCGGGTACCTGTTCACGCTTCCCATCTCCATCCTGATCACCGCGGCAGTCTTCCTCGTGGCGGCCGTCCTCACCCGGCGCACGGCGCTGGGAACCCTGATCGAAGCCGTGGGCATCAACCCGGTGGCCAGCCGCCTCGCCGGGCTCCGCTCGCGGAACATCATCTGGATCGTTTACGTCTTCAGCGCAGTGTGCGCCGCAATCGCCGGCCTGATGATCAGCTCCAACGTCACCGCGGCCGATGCCAACAATGCCGGGCTTTACATCGAAATGGACGCGATCCTCGCCGTCGTCATCGGCGGCACGTCACTCGCCGGCGGGCGATACACCCTGGCAGGGACGGTGATCGGGGCCTTCATCATCCAGACCCTGACCACCACCGTCTACACTCTCGGAATCCCGCCGGAAGTGACTTTGGTGTTCAAAGCCCTCGTCGTCATTACCGTTTGTCTCCTGCAGGCACCCAAGGCCCGGAACCTGTTGAGGAGCCTCAAAGCCGCACCCAACCCCGGCACCAAGGAAAAGGTCGCAATCTGA
- the yjfF gene encoding galactofuranose ABC transporter, permease protein YjfF gives MSSLSTLTPLTVKEPSPLRSRMRGGARYAPTLATLGLFIAMFAVGAGMYPSFLSGQVFLNLFIDNTFLIVLAVGMTFVILTGGIDLSVGAVVALSMMVSATLLQQGWNPSAVILLVLVIGGGLGLLMGLIIQYFDIQPFIVTLAGMFLARGLCYVISLDSIPVTEGFFTSVAQAQIPLPGDLFVSPGVVLALAIVAAAFFVLHHTRFGRTVYAIGGNEHSAMLMGLPVTRTKILVYALSGLCSAVAGVLFSFYSLSGYSLAAQGMELDAIAAVVIGGTLLTGGTGYVLGSVVGVLVLGIVQTFIAYDGTLSSWWTKIVIGGLLLVFILLQRLFARKTA, from the coding sequence ATGTCTTCCCTGTCCACCCTCACGCCACTGACCGTCAAGGAACCGTCGCCGCTCCGCAGCCGCATGCGCGGAGGCGCCCGCTACGCGCCGACCCTCGCGACCCTGGGGCTCTTCATCGCCATGTTCGCCGTGGGTGCCGGAATGTACCCGAGCTTCCTCTCCGGCCAGGTGTTCCTGAACCTCTTCATCGACAACACGTTCCTGATCGTGCTCGCCGTCGGCATGACGTTCGTGATCCTGACAGGCGGCATCGACCTGTCAGTCGGCGCCGTCGTCGCACTGTCCATGATGGTCAGCGCCACACTTCTCCAGCAGGGTTGGAATCCGTCCGCCGTCATCCTCCTGGTCCTGGTGATCGGTGGCGGCCTGGGCCTCCTCATGGGACTGATCATCCAGTACTTTGACATTCAGCCCTTCATCGTCACCCTCGCCGGCATGTTCCTCGCCCGCGGCCTCTGCTACGTCATCAGCCTCGACTCGATCCCCGTCACCGAGGGATTCTTCACCAGCGTTGCCCAGGCCCAGATCCCGCTTCCCGGCGACCTCTTCGTCTCGCCCGGTGTAGTTCTTGCCCTAGCCATCGTCGCCGCAGCCTTCTTCGTCCTCCACCACACGCGCTTTGGCCGGACCGTCTACGCCATCGGCGGCAACGAGCACTCGGCAATGCTCATGGGGCTGCCGGTCACGAGGACAAAAATCCTGGTCTACGCACTCAGCGGCCTCTGCTCCGCCGTCGCCGGAGTTCTGTTCTCCTTCTACAGCCTCTCCGGCTACAGCCTCGCAGCACAGGGAATGGAGCTTGATGCCATCGCCGCCGTCGTCATCGGCGGCACCCTGCTGACGGGCGGAACGGGCTACGTCCTTGGATCCGTCGTGGGAGTCCTCGTGCTGGGAATCGTCCAGACATTCATCGCCTACGACGGAACACTGAGTTCCTGGTGGACCAAGATCGTCATCGGCGGCCTGCTCCTCGTCTTCATCCTGCTGCAGCGGCTCTTCGCCAGGAAGACGGCCTAA
- a CDS encoding family 43 glycosylhydrolase, with protein MNDPLNRQFSRRSFLGSGTAAAATVILAGAGAGTLMTAPASAAAPAPSTPVINPVVSQRADPWLMKHTDGRYYFTGSVPEYDRIILRSSSTISGLGGSAEAVVWTRPATGTMGGYIWAPELHHFDGKWHIYFAAGDSDDVFRVRIYVISTAAADPTTAAWEPPVRVYTHADTFSLDATTFEHAGTRYLLWAQSDTGVNSSLFIASMSSPSTLSSAPVRIAVPTLAWETKGYKVNEGPAVIKRNGRIFATFSASATDSNYCMGLLTADENADLLNAASWTKTPTPVFGTSEGSKQYGPGHNSFTVDEAGNDVLVYHARSYRDPIGNPLFDPNRHARVQRLHWKADGTPDFGVPVGDGELPVRLESAAAPGAYLVHDGTTVTASSAPALGASQFRIAPGYAKKNSVVIEPVLTKGRYLRVQGSSVAIASTDGSSSAFIQRGGLSGRAGVSFESVDVPGSYLLLRQGVLTLAKAGKNDRTAATFFQST; from the coding sequence ATGAATGATCCCCTCAACCGGCAGTTTTCGCGCCGCTCGTTCCTCGGCTCCGGAACCGCCGCGGCCGCCACCGTAATACTGGCCGGCGCCGGTGCCGGCACGCTGATGACGGCCCCTGCCTCGGCCGCAGCCCCCGCACCATCGACGCCGGTAATCAACCCCGTCGTTTCGCAGCGGGCGGACCCGTGGCTCATGAAGCACACCGACGGCAGGTACTACTTCACCGGATCCGTGCCGGAATACGACCGGATCATCCTCCGCTCTTCATCCACCATTTCCGGGCTGGGCGGCTCCGCTGAGGCTGTGGTGTGGACCCGGCCTGCAACCGGGACGATGGGCGGCTACATCTGGGCTCCGGAGCTGCACCACTTTGACGGGAAGTGGCACATCTACTTCGCCGCCGGCGACAGCGATGATGTTTTCCGGGTGCGGATCTACGTGATATCCACGGCCGCCGCGGACCCGACCACCGCTGCGTGGGAACCACCGGTCCGGGTGTACACGCATGCAGACACGTTCTCCCTGGATGCCACCACGTTCGAGCACGCGGGCACGCGGTACCTGCTGTGGGCGCAGAGCGATACCGGCGTGAATTCGAGCCTGTTCATCGCCTCCATGTCATCTCCCTCCACCCTGTCCAGCGCACCGGTGCGCATCGCCGTCCCCACGCTGGCCTGGGAAACCAAGGGGTACAAAGTCAACGAAGGGCCTGCCGTGATCAAGCGGAACGGCCGGATCTTTGCAACCTTCTCCGCCAGCGCGACCGACTCCAACTACTGCATGGGCCTCCTCACTGCGGACGAAAACGCGGACCTGCTCAATGCGGCGTCGTGGACGAAGACCCCGACGCCGGTATTCGGCACATCTGAGGGGTCAAAGCAGTACGGACCCGGGCATAACTCCTTCACAGTGGACGAAGCGGGCAATGACGTTCTCGTGTACCACGCCAGGTCCTACCGCGACCCGATCGGCAACCCCCTCTTTGACCCCAACAGGCATGCCCGCGTTCAGCGGCTGCACTGGAAGGCAGACGGAACACCCGATTTCGGCGTTCCCGTGGGCGACGGCGAACTCCCCGTCCGGCTGGAGTCCGCCGCTGCCCCGGGCGCCTACCTCGTTCACGACGGGACAACCGTCACGGCCTCGTCAGCGCCGGCACTGGGAGCGTCCCAGTTCCGCATTGCGCCCGGCTATGCCAAGAAGAACTCTGTGGTCATCGAACCTGTCCTGACCAAGGGACGTTACCTTCGGGTCCAGGGCTCAAGTGTCGCAATCGCGTCCACCGACGGATCGTCGTCGGCGTTCATCCAGCGGGGCGGACTTTCGGGTCGGGCCGGAGTCTCCTTTGAGTCAGTCGATGTCCCCGGCTCCTATCTCCTGCTCCGGCAGGGCGTCCTCACCCTGGCGAAAGCCGGCAAGAACGACAGGACCGCGGCCACCTTCTTCCAGAGCACGTAG
- a CDS encoding LacI family DNA-binding transcriptional regulator: MSVGSEIRRPPVMEDVAKLAGVSHQTVSRVLNAHPNVSAQTRERVEQAILDLGYRRNTAARSLVTRRSQTIGVLGSDMSHYGPANTLLGVQQAARDKGYFVSVASLSEVTPVAIKDALEYFMMQSVDGIVVIVPHEAMFESLSTISMAVPLVAVGFGVDERLSVAAVNQRMGATLAVQHLVDLGHTAIAHVSGPPDWIDAAARIDGWRRTLAQAELDDSVLIRGDWSAESGYRAGLELAAAGNVTALFAANDQMALGALRAFSEAGLRVPQDISLVGYDDQPEAAYLVPPLTTVNQGFKELGARCMQMLLFDMANGHSGASSVVNPRLVVRSTTAPPHAAH; encoded by the coding sequence ATGTCGGTAGGATCAGAGATCAGGCGTCCTCCCGTGATGGAGGACGTGGCCAAACTGGCCGGCGTCTCGCACCAGACCGTCTCGCGGGTCCTCAATGCGCATCCCAACGTCAGCGCCCAGACCCGTGAACGCGTCGAGCAGGCCATCCTGGACCTGGGCTACCGCCGGAACACCGCAGCGCGCAGCCTGGTCACCCGGCGGTCCCAGACCATCGGCGTCCTGGGCAGCGACATGTCCCATTACGGGCCCGCCAATACGCTGCTCGGAGTGCAGCAGGCAGCCCGGGACAAGGGCTACTTCGTGAGCGTGGCCAGCCTCAGTGAAGTCACGCCCGTGGCGATCAAGGACGCCCTCGAATACTTCATGATGCAGTCAGTGGACGGCATCGTGGTGATTGTTCCGCACGAGGCCATGTTCGAATCGCTCAGCACCATCAGCATGGCCGTCCCGCTGGTCGCAGTGGGTTTCGGCGTCGATGAGCGGCTGAGCGTCGCCGCGGTGAACCAGCGGATGGGCGCCACCCTAGCCGTGCAGCACCTTGTGGACCTGGGCCACACAGCCATCGCGCACGTCTCCGGGCCGCCGGACTGGATTGACGCCGCCGCCCGCATTGACGGCTGGCGCCGCACCCTCGCGCAGGCGGAACTGGACGACTCCGTACTGATCCGCGGCGACTGGAGCGCCGAGAGCGGCTACCGCGCCGGGCTTGAACTTGCGGCCGCAGGAAACGTCACCGCGCTGTTCGCCGCCAACGACCAGATGGCACTCGGAGCCCTGCGCGCCTTCAGCGAAGCCGGGCTGCGCGTCCCGCAGGACATCAGCCTTGTTGGCTACGACGACCAGCCCGAGGCCGCCTACCTTGTGCCGCCCCTGACCACCGTCAACCAGGGTTTCAAGGAACTCGGGGCCCGCTGCATGCAAATGCTCCTTTTCGATATGGCCAACGGTCATTCGGGTGCATCGTCGGTGGTCAACCCCAGGCTTGTGGTTCGCTCCACCACTGCGCCGCCACACGCCGCGCACTGA
- a CDS encoding LacI family DNA-binding transcriptional regulator: protein MTKSNARLPRLEDVAERAGVSHQTVSRVINNHPNVSKATRERVEAAVAELGYRRNTAARSLVTRRSQTIGVLASELSQFGPANTLLGVEQAARNAGYFVSIAALKSVSREAIFDAVRHFMDQSVDGIVVSVPHSDTLLALAELQVGVPVVAVGSLGNDAVSGAMVDQTRGAELAVGHLIELGHRRIGHVAGPQDWIDGVARAEAWSAALRAAGLEDDLLMTGDWSAGSGYEIGRKLAAERTATAIFVGNDQMALGLLRAFNEAGVRVPDDVSVVGFDDQPESGYFTPPLTTVRQDFEELGRRCIDLMLTAIEDGDSVSSTVVAAELVVRRSTSAPG from the coding sequence ATGACTAAAAGCAACGCGCGGCTGCCGCGGCTTGAGGACGTGGCGGAGCGCGCCGGCGTCTCGCACCAGACCGTGTCCAGGGTGATCAACAACCACCCCAATGTCAGCAAAGCGACGCGCGAGCGGGTGGAGGCGGCCGTTGCCGAGCTGGGTTACCGGCGCAACACCGCGGCCCGGAGCCTGGTCACGCGCCGGTCCCAGACCATCGGTGTCCTGGCCAGCGAACTCTCCCAGTTCGGCCCGGCCAACACGCTGCTGGGGGTTGAACAGGCGGCCCGGAACGCCGGCTACTTTGTCAGCATCGCGGCACTGAAGTCCGTCAGCCGCGAGGCGATCTTCGATGCCGTCAGGCACTTCATGGACCAGTCCGTCGACGGCATCGTGGTGAGCGTGCCGCATTCCGACACGCTGCTCGCCCTCGCGGAACTGCAAGTCGGCGTGCCGGTGGTGGCGGTGGGGTCGCTGGGAAACGACGCCGTGAGCGGCGCCATGGTGGACCAGACCCGGGGGGCCGAACTCGCCGTCGGGCATCTGATTGAACTGGGCCACCGGCGGATCGGTCACGTCGCCGGACCGCAGGACTGGATCGACGGCGTGGCGAGGGCCGAGGCCTGGAGCGCCGCCCTGCGGGCCGCGGGCCTTGAGGACGACCTCCTGATGACCGGCGACTGGAGTGCCGGCAGCGGTTACGAGATTGGCAGGAAGCTGGCCGCCGAACGCACGGCCACGGCCATTTTCGTGGGCAACGACCAGATGGCGCTGGGCCTGCTGCGCGCGTTCAATGAGGCAGGCGTCCGCGTGCCCGACGACGTCTCCGTCGTCGGGTTCGATGACCAACCGGAATCGGGCTACTTCACCCCGCCGCTCACCACCGTCCGCCAGGACTTCGAGGAACTGGGCCGGCGCTGCATTGACCTCATGCTCACCGCCATCGAGGACGGCGACAGCGTCAGCAGCACCGTGGTGGCTGCCGAACTGGTGGTGCGGCGGAGCACCTCCGCCCCTGGCTGA
- a CDS encoding DUF47 domain-containing protein: MKLRLFPQEPAGLNLLSQLARQIVLASATMAEILGAPATEHHRLVEDMHNHEAKSAELHFALLTHMRTSFVNPLPREDMYSLSLCLNEAIEKLDAAAELVALYKLDRLPKRAADQLEIISRQAELTADAMRRLNNLDDLEDYWIEVLRLAKRAERTHRIWVADMLKDMKSTQYARNRDIANQLVDVTKDMRRIATQVGSIIVKES; this comes from the coding sequence ATGAAGCTGCGCCTTTTTCCGCAGGAGCCCGCCGGGCTGAACCTTCTCTCACAGCTGGCACGGCAGATCGTCCTGGCCAGCGCCACCATGGCGGAGATCTTGGGAGCACCGGCCACTGAGCATCACCGGCTGGTCGAGGACATGCACAACCACGAGGCCAAGTCCGCCGAGCTGCACTTCGCCCTCCTGACCCACATGCGCACCAGCTTCGTGAACCCGCTGCCCCGCGAGGACATGTACAGCCTCTCCCTGTGCCTCAACGAAGCAATCGAGAAGCTGGACGCCGCAGCCGAACTCGTGGCGCTCTACAAGCTGGACCGGCTTCCGAAACGGGCCGCCGACCAGCTGGAAATCATCAGCCGCCAGGCCGAGCTCACCGCTGATGCCATGCGGCGGCTCAACAACCTCGATGACCTTGAGGACTACTGGATCGAGGTCCTCCGCCTGGCCAAGCGTGCCGAGCGGACGCACCGGATCTGGGTGGCGGACATGCTCAAGGACATGAAATCCACGCAGTACGCCCGGAACAGGGACATCGCCAACCAGCTCGTTGACGTCACCAAGGACATGCGGCGCATCGCCACCCAGGTAGGCAGCATCATCGTCAAGGAATCCTGA
- a CDS encoding inorganic phosphate transporter — MTLFIFALVVALAAAFAFINGFRDVSTSVALAVRTRALTPTVAVLLAAAFNFIGALLSAGLAVAISQTWVTLPRGDSGLTILAAGLASACVWGLLLWWRGIPSSSTHALVGGLAGAGTASVVVGGNSVGGVDQSLLFQVVLPLVFSPVIAFIGAYLLVFPVTWAARYAQPSVINKRFRTAQSIAAGAVAFGHGLQDGQRISAVLLLALLAAGYSGGGSIPVWVAMLSAVMIAVGTLFGGWRISHTVGYRLTRIDPLRGVVAQGFSAILLFLGAIGLHWPISTTHTVTSAVLGAGENQSFATTHRKLVTRILCLWVLTPAATAAGAFVLELALSPLITT, encoded by the coding sequence GTGACGCTGTTCATCTTCGCCCTGGTGGTGGCCCTGGCCGCCGCTTTTGCGTTCATCAACGGCTTCAGGGACGTGTCCACCTCGGTGGCCCTTGCCGTCCGCACCCGGGCGCTGACGCCCACGGTGGCCGTCCTGCTCGCGGCCGCCTTCAACTTCATCGGCGCCCTGCTCAGCGCCGGCCTGGCCGTGGCTATCAGCCAGACCTGGGTGACCCTCCCCCGCGGCGACAGCGGCCTGACCATCCTGGCGGCCGGACTGGCCAGCGCCTGCGTCTGGGGCCTGTTGCTGTGGTGGCGCGGCATCCCGTCGTCGTCCACGCATGCCCTGGTGGGCGGCCTGGCCGGTGCCGGCACCGCCAGCGTGGTGGTGGGCGGCAACTCCGTGGGCGGCGTGGACCAGTCACTGCTGTTCCAGGTGGTGCTGCCCTTGGTCTTCTCGCCGGTCATCGCCTTCATCGGCGCGTACCTGCTGGTCTTCCCGGTCACCTGGGCCGCACGGTATGCGCAGCCCAGCGTCATCAACAAGCGGTTCAGGACAGCACAGTCGATAGCCGCCGGGGCCGTCGCCTTCGGCCACGGGCTCCAGGACGGCCAGCGCATCAGCGCCGTCCTCCTCCTGGCCCTTTTGGCGGCCGGGTACAGCGGCGGAGGCTCGATCCCGGTCTGGGTGGCCATGCTGTCAGCCGTCATGATCGCCGTGGGCACGCTCTTTGGCGGCTGGCGGATTTCGCACACTGTCGGCTACCGGCTCACCCGGATTGACCCGCTGCGCGGCGTGGTGGCGCAGGGATTCAGCGCCATACTGCTGTTCCTCGGCGCCATCGGCCTGCACTGGCCCATTTCCACAACGCACACCGTGACGTCGGCTGTGCTCGGCGCGGGGGAAAACCAGAGTTTCGCCACGACGCACCGGAAACTCGTGACCCGGATCCTGTGCCTCTGGGTTCTTACGCCGGCCGCTACGGCGGCCGGCGCCTTCGTCCTTGAGCTCGCGCTGTCGCCGCTGATCACGACCTGA
- the pstB gene encoding phosphate ABC transporter ATP-binding protein PstB yields MSKRIDVKDLNVYYGSFLAVEDVSINIEAKSVTAFIGPSGCGKSTFLRTLNRMHEVLPGARVEGEVLLDGDNLYGPGVDPVTVRSQIGMVFQRPNPFPTMSIRDNVLAGVKLNNQKMSKGEADALVERSLQGANLWNEVKDRLEKPGSGLSGGQQQRLCIARAIAVEPQVILMDEPCSALDPISTLAVEDLINELKDQYTVVIVTHNMQQAARVSDKTAFFNIAGTGKPGKLIEFAETSTIFNNPSQKATEDYVSGRFG; encoded by the coding sequence ATGTCCAAGCGCATCGACGTCAAAGACCTGAACGTGTACTACGGCAGCTTCCTGGCTGTCGAAGACGTCAGCATCAACATCGAAGCCAAGTCCGTCACGGCGTTCATCGGCCCCTCCGGCTGCGGCAAGTCCACCTTCCTGCGGACGCTCAACCGCATGCACGAGGTCCTTCCGGGCGCCCGCGTCGAGGGCGAAGTGCTTCTCGACGGCGACAACCTATACGGCCCCGGCGTTGACCCCGTCACGGTCCGCTCCCAGATCGGCATGGTCTTCCAGCGGCCCAACCCGTTCCCCACCATGTCCATCCGGGACAACGTGCTGGCCGGTGTGAAGCTGAACAACCAGAAGATGTCCAAGGGCGAGGCCGATGCCCTCGTGGAGCGGTCCCTCCAGGGCGCCAACCTGTGGAACGAGGTCAAGGACCGCCTCGAGAAGCCGGGCTCCGGCCTCTCCGGTGGCCAGCAGCAGCGACTCTGCATCGCCCGCGCCATCGCCGTGGAACCGCAGGTAATCCTCATGGACGAGCCGTGTTCGGCACTGGACCCGATCTCCACCCTGGCCGTTGAGGACCTCATCAACGAGCTCAAGGACCAGTACACGGTGGTGATCGTGACCCACAACATGCAGCAGGCCGCCCGCGTTTCGGACAAGACGGCATTCTTCAACATCGCCGGCACCGGCAAGCCGGGCAAGCTGATCGAATTTGCCGAGACCAGCACCATCTTCAACAACCCGAGCCAGAAGGCCACGGAAGACTACGTCTCCGGCCGCTTCGGATAG